A window of Fusarium musae strain F31 chromosome 1, whole genome shotgun sequence genomic DNA:
ACATGCAAATGCCTTGAGCGTCTTTGGTTGAAATGGAGTATTGAGTAATCTCAATGTATGTGTCACGATGATGAGCCGAAACAAACCGCAAGAGAGGAACGGAAAGATGATAAATAGTCAGTAAAGTCTCGATTAGAGAAATCGAATTCAATCAAAGCAGCCTCAGTGATCATCGCTTGCTGCAATACAACCAGGAACTTATCCAGCACtacatcaaactcatcatgcTCGAGACTTTCTGCTGGCTACCTGCACATACCATCACAAACCTACTCTTCCAAAGGCAGCTCGGATTCAACGGGCAAAGTCAATTATCGAAATCTGTCATCACGCAAATACCTCAGCTCATGCTCAGCTCCACCAGCTTCGCCCCCTTCCGCCCAGCACAGATCATGCATGAGCAATGATATCCATTACGTGAGCGATTCCTCCAAGCTATGACCATTATCAGCCCCAACACTTTCCCAAACAATATTACAAAGTGCTGTTGATAACAACGTGGGATATCGCCAAGAAAGCTTCATGTGTGAACAACCATGATCTCGGTATCGTTGCCGCGAACGGACCAACCTCGTGATAGTCACCCGTTTGTAAGCATCACCAGTTGAACTGATAATCAGCATTCGTTTCTGCTCAGCTTCTAGAAACAGAAGATGTTCCGTTGGGGTTTGGTGGTGAGACCATGTTTACATAAAGAATTGCTCAGAGGCGATATAGACATCACGCAACATTGGCATCGGGAGCTAGGCCGGACCCTGCAGTCATCTTCCGAGATTGCCATACAGAGCACGGTGAGGATAATTGATGATAAATTTAGGTATGCGAGATGCAGCGGCAGGTCGTCCGTTGGTTACGGAGTTGCCGTCACCGTTTGTCGGAAACGGTTCCGCTGTTCAAAGGCTCACAGACTGCTTGAGCATCAGTGCAGCAAAATTGGAGATTCCACCAAATACGTGGCCGTACCGATGATTTCCGCTTCTCCAACGTTTCATGCCAAATGCATTGACCAGATTGAAGTTACATAGGACTTGTCAGTAAAAAATGCCTCGCTGATAAAGTCAGTTCATCATCGCAGCGCGGAGGCCTTCCTGATGGGATACCATCGGTTCAAGTGCAAACCCCctaacttgacttgactttacAGGGTGAACCCCGGAATGGTCGGTGATCTGCGACGCCCCCCAATCGTTCGCAGCCAACCATCTGCATGCGCGAATTGTTCCAGAAGGATACTGTATAAAGGTAAAATTTGGAGACTCGCCTCTGTCTTTATTTCCGGGTGCCGAGGAGTAATGCCGTGCATGGAAAATTTGCCTGTCTCGGCTGCACCGACGTCAGCCTTGCTTTTTTATCCTTTGCAATATTTTCCTTTGTAAACATTCATCTGCAATCGTACTCAGTAGAGAAGGTGATGAGACCACCTGGGAAAGCAGGCCATTTTATGATAAACGCACTGGTATTTAATCAAGGGGCCTCGGAGTGGACTCGGTCGCTTTCCCGTACTCCACGACATTGGTAACGAATTCCACAATAATAACTGAAGCTCTCGTGTCTGATGCTTCTGAAGACGTGAAAAATTGGGGTTGTGGATATTTTGGAGACCGGATCAGCTCCCGACTGCGGAGCAATGGGGTAATAAAAACTGACCCCTCAACCAATGAGACTCTATCCCTTGATTTTATGGGGAGCAAGGCACCGCGGAGCGATACCTGACTCGCTATTCCCAGTGGAACTTTCAACGTCATAGCCTGGCCtcttcttgttttcttttacGTGATGATAATTCTCAACCAAGAGTCTAGACAATTTTGCTCTGGACTCGTCAATCGTATTGAGACCCTCTTTCTCCGCGAATTTTGGGCGGCAACCCCATGGGGACATGGAGTAGCCAAGAGACACAAAGCAGAATGCCTGAAGGGGAGAATGACTTACTCCACACACCCAGATAAGCCTCGCCAACACCGAGTTGCATGCCAGGTTTTGTATCACCGACTAACCTCTCTTGGGTAAATCACCACGGGGATCGACTGGGGGGGCAAAGCACCAACCCAACTTGTTCAGCTACTGTATAGGATCGACTTCAAACTTGGGGGGAGCTTGTATAAGTTGTGTCCACAATCCCCAGACTTTTGTgcttcatctcctccacATTCCactctctcttccttttttACCTCTCTACTTCTGCACTCTCAGTCTTTGAGTTGTTTGCTTGTTGGTCAATTCACTTTGCTCCTTCAACAATCATGTCGCATTACTCTAGTCCTGCTGAGAAGGACCTCAAGCGTGATCTCGAGAATGATCAGCCTGCTTTGAACAACACCCCTTCCATCGCTGGTGAAGCCCAGGTTCACGATGATGTCTTTGGTGATATCACCGATGAAGGCCCCAACTACCGCGCTGTACGTTAATCCACAGCattatcaacatcttcaagtcaACTAACATCTCTAGGTCGGCTGGATCGGCACCGTAGCTCTCATGATGAAGACCCAGGTCGGCCTTGGTGTTCTGTCCATCCCAGCTGTCTTCGACGTCCTCGGTATCCTCCCCGGCATCATCtgcctcatcgtcatcgccgGCATCACAACATGGTCCGATTACATGATTGGTGTTTTTAAGCGCAACCATCCGCAAATCTACGGTATCGACGATGcaggcttcttgatcttcgGCCGAGTTGGACGTGAGATTTTCGGTATCGCTTTCTGCCTCTGTATGTATTCCCGCCTTATACCTTGACAACATCAGCTAACAACTCAGTCTGGATCTTCGTTGCGGGCTCTGGTATGCTCGGTATCTCAATTGGTCTCAACGCTGTCTCTCTTCACGGTACTTGCACTGCTGTCTTCGTCGCTGTTGCTGCTATTTGCGGATTCCTGCTGGCCAGTGTTCGCACCCTCGGCCGCATCAGCATGCTCGCCTGGGTCGGCCTCGTTTGCATCATGACTGCTATTTTCACCGTCACCATCGCAGTTGGCGTTCAGGATCGTCCTGCAGCTGCTCCCCAAGAGGGCCACTGGAAGTCTGACTGGAAGGTTGTCGGAAACCCCAGTTTCACTGAGGCTatttcttccatctcttctctcatcttTGCCTATGCTGGAACCCCTGGATTCTTGTAAGTTTACCTCAACTGTTATATATGATCCATCCAGCTAACTTTCAAAGTGCCATCGCTGCTGAGATGAAGCGCCCTGAGCATTATACTCGATCTCTCCTCATCTGTCAAGCTGGTGTCACCCTCACTTACATCGTCATCGGCTGCGTCGTCTACCTCTACTGCGGCTCATACGTCGCCTCACCCGCCCTCGGTTCCGCCggccatctcatcaagcGCGTCGCCTACGGCATCTCCCTCCCGGGTCTTCTCGCAACAAccgtcctcgtcatccacTTCGCCGCCAAATACGTCTTTGTCCGCCTTCTCCGCGGAACAAAGCATCTCTCCTCTAACAGCGCTATCCACTGGGGAACTTGGCTCGCCTGCACCATAATCACCACCGTTATCGCCTACCTGATTGCTTCTGGTATTCCTGTCTTTGGCGGCCTCGTCTCCCTCGTTGGCGCACTCCTTGGCACGCTCATGTCGTTCCAGCTGTACGGCTTTATGTGGCTGTATGACAACTGGGCCAAGGGCAAGCGTGACCCCAACATGAAGTGGTACCTCATGGTTGCTTTCAGCATCTTTGTTATTGTCTCGGGTACTTTCCTCATGATCGGTGGTACTTACGGATCTATTGTTGGCATCATCGACTCGTACAAGGCTTCAGGTGGCTCTGCTGCTTTCTCTTGTGCCGATAACTCGAATTCCACTTAAGCGCAGCGTTGTTTTCTTTTAGCATTATGCATTGTATACCATTGGACTTAGAGTAGAGAAAACATATTCATACATTAGAGGTTGAAGAATAAATCTACCATCATATTTATAAACCATGACTTCAGTCCCCTGTGAGGTGATTTCCTTGGCCTGAATAACAGTTGATTCTTCCAAACCTCGAGAGTACAAGTAGAGGGAAAAGTGACTTAGTCATTACAATGCTGTGATCCACCAAACTTACAGAACTCTATATCTATTCGACTGGGCTCTCAAGATACTCCCATGCGCTCAAGCTTGGGTGACtcgactcatcatcaaaccaaGCACTCACTTTCCAACCATTTCTTCAACCAAAAAGCTTGGCCATCAAATTCCCCGCAAAAACACTGGATGAATACCCATGATCCCTTGTGGATATCATCCTCAGCAAACCCGTTAGCCTAAGCGCTTCCCCATCCCCACTGCGCGCATTTCATCCTTAGTCCACCAATAGTCTCGATACCCATATCcacaacttcatcatcacatcaaaGTGGGTATTTCAGATAAGACTCCAAAATCAAGATTCTGGACTGCCATCTGATGATCAAATTTTGCCTATCCTGACGTCTGGATCTGCGGGTACTAGCCTGCCGTGTGGCCGTGACTAGCTGACGAGGGACAGGACACGGTGCAGCTGTGCTGTATGTACAGTTAGCCTGAACTTTAAAGTTTTCAACACAGAGTCGCCACTGAGTTGGGGAAAGTTGGAGAGGAAGAGCTAGGTGACGCCGACGTCAGGGATGTTTCATGCAGCTGGGGTCCTCTTTGGATGATACTTTGGTTCATGTCGGCTTATGAAGACCAAAGTTGAGCACTGATCTTTGAACCAAGAATGGtgtatttattaacttaacaAAGTGGATATTGGCATACAGGGAGGTTGGGGATATCGGCAATCGTCGGTAGAAAACTAGAAATCAAGACATGGGGCTCTTGAAGCTGGGTCGTGCCGTGCAACGGTCAACCTTAATTCGTGAAACCCCAGATCCGATGCCGGAGTGCTCCCCGATGTTAACCCAGCCACTGAGgctcttgctgctgagctCGCAAGATAATCAGTTAATGCCGATATCAATATGTTAGACACAGGTCAATGGGAAATTAGTCTCGGCTGATTGCTGAGCGCATTCGCATTGGCTGTAGGATTTACTTGCTAAGCTACCAGCAATGAATGAGATGTCATTACTTAGGTAATAATGCAGAGAATATTTTTAACCACGACTTACTCTATACCTTTATGGAATTGCCGAATTTTGCATCATTAGCTCGTTGAGATACTGTCTGTTGTATTGTGGTAGAGTTCACGTGGTTGTCTTCTCATACAGAAGCTTGCATATCTTCGGCGCTGATAGTTGGCTGGTCTGGATTTAACAAGTAAGCTGAAAGCCACTTCGTTGACTGCTAAGCTGCGGGTTCAGTAAACACAAAATCTCTGATCATGGTGTATGCCCTAACAAGAGCTATAGTCTTACTCTCCTGATGTTGGCTCGGCTTTGCCACTAGCCAACTATGACCAGCGCAGgctcagctgcagctgacTTTGTGTAGACGGAGGCTTCAAAATATCAAGTAACATCGCGATCTTTCCAGAATTCGGAACTGCCGCCTGCAGTATCGATGTCGCTGAGGTATCATAGCTTACAATACGCGTCTTCGGAACAGGTTCGAACGCTTGGCTGAAGGCTATGTACAGTTTTGTAGAAATGGCTAAAGAGTACTCAATtgtattatatagtattttaagcaACTTTCGAAAGGCCAAATATCTCAAGCTAAGTTCTGTATGTATAAACATTTAATGCTACGGCCTTTGAGGAATTAAGTGACTGTTTGATACTGGCCAGCCCCTAGCCTGCCGTGAACACTTAGAGAAAATAACACTACTTGGTCTCCAGGGAGATAAGATATAAGTTTGGAATTAATTACAATTTATACAAAAAGCACTACAAGCCGATAACAGCAGATTCGCGTCTTCTTGGTCCAGCTTTAGTAAAAGCTCGATGAAGACATGAGTGACACAACCCCCGTGGCTCAATCACATCGAACTCTGCCCTCCGACAACCCGAAGCCTATTGCTTATTAGATGAAAATTACTGGCCTTCGATACCGATGTCCTGTTCTATTCACTGTACTGTTGCAGCCGCTCACTAGTCAGGAAGCTCGCATCAAGGAATGGCGTTGATCTGGTAGCCGACACATTTATCCGCACATCCAAAGATAAGTgagctattttattatcaAATTGCTAAATATATGACTCCTTTTCAGGGTACTCGAAAGCACCGAAGTCACTGCGCAGGCTCCTCTCGCACAGGCCATAAGACGGAGATTCGATTGCGACGATCCCGTGTGCTTGGACCGAATTAGCAGCTCTCGAAAAGGAAGGCCAGAAATCTTACTAACAAAGTGCCCTACTCTCATTTCTCTCCCTCTTTTGACTTTGGTCTAACAAATTGGGCGTTGTGTGGCAGCTGATACCCCACCAAAACATGGTTGGCAAGCATCTCCGCCCACGTCGTGGAGACTTACCTATTTTGACGAGACCATTCATCTCGAGACTGATAGAGAACAACGCGGGGGTATACCAATTGGTAaagaaagataaaaagaagaaacataTAATACACCAGAATAATCAAGAATTCCATCGTAAACATTCATCTCATatcactcactcatccaAGTGTCTCATCCAAATCACTTACAATGGCCCCCCAAGAACTCACAGGCATTCTAGTCGCCCTCATAACCCCCTTCAAACCCGACGGCACAGTCGATCTCCCCGCCCTCGACGCCCACATCCAGCGTCAAATCTCCGCCGGCGTGCACGGCCTAGTCCCCGGCGGCAGCACCGGTGAATTCACTGCCCTCACCCTCCAAGAGCGCAAAGATGTCCTCGACCAATGCGTCAAGTCAGCAGCCGGTCGAGTCCCCGTCGTCGCTGGCATCGGCGACCTCACCACCTCTGGCGTCGTAGAGCTCGCTAAGCACGCTGCTGAGGTTGGAGCCGCTGCTACTATGATTGTGCCGCCTTTCTACGATGCGCCTAGTCTGAAGCAGTTGAGGGAGATGTTTGGGGAGATTTACAAGGAGAGTGGTTTGCCGATTATGTACTACAATATCCCCAGTGCGAGCGGTGTTAGCTTGTCACCTGCGGAAATTGCTGGTCTTTCAGATGTTGGAGTCAAGTATCTTAAGGATACCTCTGGCAATGCACCCGCTCTTACCGATCTTCTCTTCCACCACCACAACGACATCACCGCTCTCAACGGCTGGGACACACTGACTTTCTACGGCCTCTGCGCCGGAGCCAAGGGCTCAGTCTGGGGAACCACCAATGTTCTCCCCGAACTCTCAGTGCAGCTTTGGAACGCCATCGCTGTTGATGGagacttgaagaagggaCGTGAGCTTTGGTCCAAGATATTCCCTGTGTGCAAGTTTTTGGAGGCGCATCATTATGGTGCTGGTATCAAGACTGGTATGGAGTTGCAGGGCTGGAAGACGGGAGGTCTGCGAAAGCCGTTTGCTCTgctggaggatgatgagagggCTGAGCTTGCGCAGCTTCTGAAGGATGCTGGCGTCAAGTTGGCGTGAATGGGTACGGCTTTTCTTTATGGAGTTTAATGACTGAAATAGTAAAATAGACAAAATGACTTTAtgaaagttgaagaagacaaaTCGCTATAATGTGAGAACAGAATCAAGTGAATTGCCATATCTATGCTAGACTTTCCTGTACAAGACTCTGCCAACTTGTAGTCCAATCCCCAGactgcttcctcttctcccaaATCAAGGGCACAACAACCCCAGCCGGCCTGTTCGTAAAATAAACACCCTTATCATCCGTAACCACCAAACACTTCAACGCTCGCTCCTGCAAATCCGGACTCACAGCTTCACAAGCTGCCACAAAAGCAGGCCACGCCAAACTCGTAGCAAAATCCTGATCATCGATCAACTCGCTCAGGCACGGCTCGAGATACTCCAGCGTCTTTCGAACAAGGTCTTGCAATATCATGGCGTTCATGTCATAGACTCTTCGGTAGAAGTATATCACCAACGCTTGGTGGATTGCTAGTGTCATTGAGCGAACTTGAGGATGGCGAACGAGGTCTTCGTCGCCTGTGGGCATTTTGACGGGCTCTGTGGGGTCGAGGGTTGAGGGCCATGCCCAGATTCTGTTTTCGAGGGTTTTGGTATGCTTGGAGAGAGCTTCTGATATTGAAGGGTTGCAGCGTGCAACAGTCTCAAGACGGTTCTTCTCATTAGACAAGGAGACCGTTTGTGACAAGAGCGTCATAAGAGATTCCGGAATTCCATAAATGACCGGGTAGAGTGTTTGCGTCCACCGTCCTTGAACTTCAAGATGAATATCATTGtatccaagctcatcagtcTTTTCTTGAGCGGGATCAAGACCCATGTTCAGGCCCTCTTCCGTGATACGGAATGTTCGAAATTGCTCACGGCCTTGGATCTCTGAAGAGCTTTCGGGAAGAGGTTCACCCCAGAGGGATATACTCTCTGCAATGACTCGGAGATGAGTGTACATATGATGCAGAAGCCGCGTTTTGAAGGGGTTTTGGGCTTGGTTTGCCAGACCGCGTAGGCGGATGAGGCGTTCTGcatcgaggaggaagattcTAAATGCACGAGCTCCGTTGTGTAACTGACTCTATTAGCGTTCCATCTTAAGATCTGGCACAAGCAACTTACAGAAGTCATGGCCATAGCTAGGATAGCCATCAAAAGCTCCTTATAACTCGCCTGTCTCGGCCCAAACATTTCATGCTGCAACGCCTGCCTCAGATGATTCTGCGCTCGTTCATGATTCTTCAACCCAATCTCCTTCCAATCCGCCGCCAAAGAATTCGGTGCCTTGGACATATGAAGTTGCAACGCACTATGAGCAAGAAGTGTATAAAATATCGAAGAGCGGGTATGAGAAGCTTCGTTCCATAGTGATAGCTCAGCAAATGTCTCGAGAGCACAGGGCAGAAATATGATCTCCCAGGGAGACTTGCGTTTAGCTCGCATTGTTGAGCGTTGGCCGGCGATGTGTTGTCTGTAGTGGCGGAGTAGTGGCTCTGCTTCTTCGGGAAGGATGGAGGGGCTTGTGATATTTCTTGGGTAGGGGACTACTTCGTTCATTGAGGCTTGAAGACTTGGGTCGATGGTGTCTTCTTGCGCGGTGTCGTGTCCCATGACTTGGGATATGAAGCCTGGACTGAAGAGAGCGAGGCCTTCAGCGCCCATCGGATCATCGACGAAGAAGTTTGCCATAGAATCATGACTATTCATCTGATCGCCTGCTGTTAGGTCCTCAGAATTGATGTTAAAGCTCGGATCCAATGAAGCTGTAAAGATATCCAAGTCATCTTCAGGTAGCTGATCGGGCCAGTCTGTTCGTTGAATTTCTTCGATGAACCCATCAGTCTCAGCATACATACTCGTCGATGTATTATCAGTGTTAGTATCAGGAGAGCACTCAATAGTATCCAACGTCgactccttctcctcaagagACTGAAAGACCCCAAAAGGCCCTCTCATCAACGCATCTCCAACATCACTCTTCTCACACGCAGAATCAATATCCgccaacaacgacaacgcCGTTCTCTTCCCCAAACTCCCCTTTAACTCATCACTCATCAATCGTCTCTCACTCTCTACATTCATCAGTCACAGTCCCCAACACAGACCGGAGAACTTACCGGAGAATAGTGGATACCGATACTCCGAGCCCCGATGGCTCTGCTGCAGCTCCGGGCGAACAGCATCATCCCTGATCCAAAACAGCCGTGCTCCATAACCTCCACACGCAAGCCCCAGTCGTTTACAGGTTCCACATTCGGGCTGAGCCTCGTCGCATTTTGCGTGGCGCGAACGACATGTTCGACAGCCTGTGAAGGTGCGTGTTCGCTCGACTTTCTTGGGCATCTTGGATAGGAAAGTGGAGaagcgagatgagatgaaatgagaCGATTTGGGTTGattgcttcttctcgcgAGGGAGATTCATCCCGGGGGAAGGTTGTGTTattgtgttgttggtgagatggCGAAATGGGAATGTTTCCGCGGGGTGGGGTAGCCCGCTTATCGGAGTGGCCGTGGCGAGGGACGTTAGGAGGTTAGCTTGGGCCAGTCAAGGCCTAAAGTCTTCGCGAGTTTATGCCTTTGTGGGATAAAATATTTCAAGGGCATTCCCTCGTCTTTGAATGGCTGATCATGGTCATTTCTGATAACCGTGATACTTCAGAGGGCAGATGCTATGTTGACGTGCTGGAGTGCAAGGCGGACGGGTAGTTATATCAGCAGCTCAATTTCTTTACACGGTTACTTTCATTCCatactataagtaagtatGCATGCTGTAAGAGAGGAGTATGGTCAGTCATTCCCTCCGCCTGAAATGGGAGAagatgccaagatcaagctctCGGACAAATATTAACAATAGCAAATCAACAGGGAGAACTACTGATATCAACAATAGAGTATTAATCTATCTGTTTTTGACACTCAATCCAAGCTATTCCATACCAACCATAGCACCGGACTACACTTGTAGATAGAGTTCCAGAGCAGTAGCGGAAGCAACTATATAGTCGATTACTGGCTATGACGTTAGGCTTCAGGCTGCCAACACAGGTGAGAAGTAAACGGTAATCTTTTTAACACATAGTTATGCTTCTACCTAATAAGTCTTCAAGATGACTAATGATTCCCAGTGTCGTAGGCATGACCGGTCGGGGCCTGGAACAAAGATCGGGATCTCGATGTCTTGAACGAGCCTTACTTGTAGCGCCGAACCAGGAAAGAATGTCCTCTGATCCTCAATGCAAAGGGTTCTGTAAACCCTCCTTAGACTCTTGTTTAAACACCAAGCCAAGACCCCGGTCCTACCAAAATGTTTCTCTCGTTCTAATTTCAGCCGGTTCTATTCCTTACTTCCGTGCCATTTGACAGAAGATTTAGGTCTCTGCTACCAATGAAGATACGACGGCAACATTTCGAGTCACAGTCTCAAAAGCCTCGGTGCTGGACCTCAAACTATAGAACAAACGCCTCTTTACGTGGTGTCCCCTCGTAGGTATGTAGACTGTGAGTATCTGCTCTCGGCGAAGTATATGCTCTTTGTACTTCACAACAGGGTCACTCAAACGCTGAATGCATGCAGTCAGTCTTCCAGCATTCAGACAAGAGGTATACTATCAGCGAAGAATGCATAAGCCGTTCATGTAAGATTAAGCAATGCACTTGGAATCTTGCACAGAAATAGCCATCGACACTATGGACGGCCAGCAAAGTGTTCCAGAACCACAAGAATGCAAAAGATGACCATTATGTATTTTCCCCCTTGCCGTCAGCCTTGTACAAGGCTGTCAAGCTGTTGGCTTTTCAAACAGAGGCTTAAACAGCAAGGCCCCTATAGGAGGCTAGCATCATAGAGGTCAAAATTAGAGAGCGTTTATCTGCCTCAGTGGCGCAATTGCTGCCTTGACCAAACAGTATAAATACAGCCTGAAGGTTTACTCGTCGAACCAAAATGTATAGTGAGTCTTTAAGTGACCCTTCTTTTCAGGATCGGCATAAGCGGATAAAATGAGTTTACCTCGCGCAGTCTCTGAGCAGTAAGCGCGTCTTGGAGATCCAACCCTCTGTGCTGAGAGTGCAATTAGTGGTGAATGCTCCATAGGACTATCCTTTATATTCCATCATCTTCGCTCTACATCCTACCCTCATGTTCCAAAATCACTCTGTATATCATCGGCGAGGAGTGGTGCAGTGGTATCTACCTATAACCTATAACTCTCTATAAACTCCGAACCTAAAATCCTAAAAATCTCTTCCCTGCGCCACTCTTCGTTTTTGCAGGTCGTGCGTTCGAACTCACGTTCATCAATGTATTACTCCAGAGCTCACATGTCTTATCACATTCTTTTTGCTTCTGGTTCAGTTGGTAGTGGGTGATGCAGCTATCTCCACTTTGCAATACCGCATTCCACATCTGGAGGCGGTGCATCGTCTGTAGACACTAAAAAGGCAAGTCTCCGCGATGAGTGCATTTGATCCCATTTATAACATCATTATTCAAGTGGCTGATAAATGCATGCGTATGCAAATGAACATCCAGTAATTCGTGCGCCATTATCGACGCAGTGTCGTAATTTAATGATGCAcagcttaataatattcgTGACGCAGCATGCACCCATAAAACCCCATCTCCATAGCCGCAGCACCTCCATCCAGCACAACACAGCACTCCCAACACCACGTAAACGCACACACAATGACCTCAATCTTTCTGTAACACCCCAAATTCTGTGCTGCGTTTGCTTACTAACCCTCCCAGCACCGGCGCATCGGGCTACGTGGGCGGCCAGCTCCTGCACGAGCTCACACAAGCCCATCCCGAGTACACCATCGCCACGCTCGTGCGCGACGCCAACGCAGCCGAGACCATCGCAAGGGCGTATCCGAGAGTGCGCACTGTGGTGGGCGACCTAGATGATAGTGCGCTCGTGGAACAGGAGGCTTCACAAGCTTTGGTTGTACTGAGTCAGTAGTGATGTTTCATGATATTTTGGTGGTGTGGTGTTGCTGACGGGGGGGGAAACTGAACTTAGATGTTGCGTCGAATAAGCATATTGGGTCGTTGCAGGCGATTCATCGAGGGTTGGCGAAGAGGGGAAATGGTAAGGCATGATGAATTGAATGAGAGTGATTGAACTGATGATGAATAGGTTATTTGGTTCAAATTTCTGGTGCGAGTTTATTGCCTGTTAAGGATTTGTCTTCACCGT
This region includes:
- a CDS encoding hypothetical protein (EggNog:ENOG41); the protein is MAPQELTGILVALITPFKPDGTVDLPALDAHIQRQISAGVHGLVPGGSTGEFTALTLQERKDVLDQCVKSAAGRVPVVAGIGDLTTSGVVELAKHAAEVGAAATMIVPPFYDAPSLKQLREMFGEIYKESGLPIMYYNIPSASGVSLSPAEIAGLSDVGVKYLKDTSGNAPALTDLLFHHHNDITALNGWDTLTFYGLCAGAKGSVWGTTNVLPELSVQLWNAIAVDGDLKKGRELWSKIFPVCKFLEAHHYGAGIKTGMELQGWKTGGLRKPFALLEDDERAELAQLLKDAGVKLA
- a CDS encoding hypothetical protein (EggNog:ENOG41), whose translation is MYAETDGFIEEIQRTDWPDQLPEDDLDIFTASLDPSFNINSEDLTAGDQMNSHDSMANFFVDDPMGAEGLALFSPGFISQVMGHDTAQEDTIDPSLQASMNEVVPYPRNITSPSILPEEAEPLLRHYRQHIAGQRSTMRAKRKSPWEIIFLPCALETFAELSLWNEASHTRSSIFYTLLAHSALQLHMSKAPNSLAADWKEIGLKNHERAQNHLRQALQHEMFGPRQASYKELLMAILAMAMTSLHNGARAFRIFLLDAERLIRLRGLANQAQNPFKTRLLHHMYTHLRVIAESISLWGEPLPESSSEIQGREQFRTFRITEEGLNMGLDPAQEKTDELGYNDIHLEVQGRWTQTLYPVIYGIPESLMTLLSQTVSLSNEKNRLETVARCNPSISEALSKHTKTLENRIWAWPSTLDPTEPVKMPTGDEDLVRHPQVRSMTLAIHQALVIYFYRRVYDMNAMILQDLVRKTLEYLEPCLSELIDDQDFATSLAWPAFVAACEAVSPDLQERALKCLVVTDDKGVYFTNRPAGVVVPLIWEKRKQSGDWTTSWQSLVQESLA
- a CDS encoding hypothetical protein (EggNog:ENOG41) — protein: MSHYSSPAEKDLKRDLENDQPALNNTPSIAGEAQVHDDVFGDITDEGPNYRAVGWIGTVALMMKTQVGLGVLSIPAVFDVLGILPGIICLIVIAGITTWSDYMIGVFKRNHPQIYGIDDAGFLIFGRVGREIFGIAFCLFWIFVAGSGMLGISIGLNAVSLHGTCTAVFVAVAAICGFLLASVRTLGRISMLAWVGLVCIMTAIFTVTIAVGVQDRPAAAPQEGHWKSDWKVVGNPSFTEAISSISSLIFAYAGTPGFFAIAAEMKRPEHYTRSLLICQAGVTLTYIVIGCVVYLYCGSYVASPALGSAGHLIKRVAYGISLPGLLATTVLVIHFAAKYVFVRLLRGTKHLSSNSAIHWGTWLACTIITTVIAYLIASGIPVFGGLVSLVGALLGTLMSFQLYGFMWLYDNWAKGKRDPNMKWYLMVAFSIFVIVSGTFLMIGGTYGSIVGIIDSYKASGGSAAFSCADNSNST